The genomic region CGACTGAGCCACAGCATGGATTTCTTCTCGGCGAGCCAGCGCGTCGGCCTGCATTTCTGCGCGCTCAGTCTCAACAATTCGAGCCTCTGAACGCAGCTGTTCCGGCGCTGCTGGTTGATCTTCAAACGGAGTCGAAGCTAAAGGCGCATGTTCCGATTGCTGAAGTTCCAGCAGCCCCGGTTGCCAAAGCCACCAGCCCAAAACAGCCACCCCCACAACTGACGCAGCCCGAGCCCACATGGAAAAAGACGCCCAATCAGACGTTTTTTTCACACGCTCATGCGCCGTGTTGCGAATCCGTTGCTCTACCAGTTTGTTGGGTTCCAATTGATTCAATGCGTCTTGGTAGGCCGAATCAATTTGGTCATCTGTCACCGGCGTTTTTGGTTCAGTCATGATGCCGCTCCCAACAGATCCGCAACTGCTGATAACTTGCACGGATCCGACTCTTAATGGTTTCAAATGAAACGTGTAGCTGCTGACTAATTTCGTCTACTGCCAGTCCCGCTTGCTTGAGACGAAACACATCCTGCTGTTTCTTCGGTAACTTGCCAACACACATTAAGATAATTGACTCCGTCGCTTGCTGGAGTTGAATTTGTTCTGGATTGGGCGCACCCGAAGACTGTGAATTAATTTCTGAGTCATCATCATGGTGTTGCTCATGCGGAATTTGTTTACGCCAATAATCGGAAATTCGACGCCGACAAATGGTATAAAT from Echinimonas agarilytica harbors:
- a CDS encoding sigma-70 family RNA polymerase sigma factor; the protein is MSFRNDDQLMMDYGKRGDTAAFDILYQRYRKPLFGFIRQQLAEAPANEVFQECWEAIIAQASGYHPSGSFRSFIYTICRRRISDYWRKQIPHEQHHDDDSEINSQSSGAPNPEQIQLQQATESIILMCVGKLPKKQQDVFRLKQAGLAVDEISQQLHVSFETIKSRIRASYQQLRICWERHHD